The following is a genomic window from Polaribacter atrinae.
TCAATTTTAGAATAGTAAACCAATGTACAAGAATATAAGAATAACCGTATTATCGCATCTGCTCGTTTGGTTAACACTAATCTGTTTGCCTTATTTATTGTCTTACGGACAAGAACAAGATTTTAGTAGGGTAATTGCACATTTTTGGATTCCGTTGTTCTTTTCTGCAATTATATTTTATCTCAATTATTTTGTGTTAATAGATCGTTTTTTGTTTCCTAAAAAAATGCTGTATTTTATTATCATCAATGCAGTAGCTATTGTCTGTTTTTTATATTTAAAAGAATATATAGAAGATAATTTCTTTAAAGACATTATTAAAAAAAGTGTTTTAGGTGCAGAACGAGTAAGACCTCCTTTTATAATAGCAGTCTACATACAAATACTATCATATCTAGCTCCTTTATTCTTTTCAATCGCTTTAAAATCTACAAAACGATGGATTAAAACAGAAGCAGAACGTAAAGAAGCTGCTAATTTTAAATTAAAATCGGAGTTGCAGCATTTGCGTTATCAACTGCAACCACATTTCTTTTTTAACTCCTTAAATAATATTTATGCTTTGGTTGATATTTCTCCAGATCAGGCTAAAAAATCAATCCACAGTTTAAGCAAGTTGATGCGTTATATGTTGTACGAAACAAACGAAGAATCCATTTCTTTATTAAAAGAAATAGACTTTATGAAAAAATATATCGACTTAATGAAACTACGAGTTTCTGATAAAACCGTTGTAAATTATAGTTTTCCATCTGAAGAAACAGGGATTAAAATTGCCCCTTTATTATTTATATCATTAATAGAAAATGCGTTTAAACATGGAGTATCTGCAAGCAAACCAAGTACCATTAATATAAAAATGACTTGCAATACTAAAACCGTTTTGTTTGTGATAGAAAATGATAACTTCCCAAAAAAGACAGAAGATAAAAGTGGTTCTGGCATTGGGCTACCTAATATAGAAAAACGTTTAGAGTTGTTGTATCCTAATAACAATCGTTTTAAAACGGCTGTAAATAACAATCGTTTTGTTGCGGAATTAGAAATTGAAACCAACTAAGCATACTAGCAAAACTAAAATTATTGATGTTTAAAAATTACAATTCGTTTAAACTTTAATCTATGAAAGTTGCCTCTAAGCAGACGCTTGTAGCGCTTTTAAAAAAACTCTGGGATTACGTAAAACCTTATAAAAAATTGGTAATTGCGTCTTTAATCCTAACCATCATTGGCGCATTATTGGCGCAGGTTAATGCCTTAGTATTGCGCTACACTGTAGATGAATTAACCACCTTAAGTGACGCTAATAAAACCGTAAAAGATGGTTTTTCGTTATTAGCCACCATTAGCATTATACTTCTTTTAAAGGAAGGTTTTTATGCATTGGTACAATTTGGTCAAAAGTTCTATGGAGAAAAAATGAAAATTTACATTTCAAAAGACTTTGCGCAAAACATTGTAGAACGTATATTGACTTACAAAATGGCTTTTTATAGTTCTCCAACTAATGAAAGTGGTAAATTACAAACCCGAATAGATTTAGGCGTTTCTAGCCTTACACAGTTAGTAAAAAACTTCTTTATAGACATATTACCGTTGTTTTTTAACGCCTTTGTCGCTTTAATTATCATGTTCAACGCTAACGTATATGTGGGGTTAGTGAGTCTTTCAATTATTCCACTTTTCTTCTACATAAGCAGTCTGCAAGCTAAAAAACTAAAAGGTTTTAGACGCACCATGAGAAAATATAGAGAAACAAAAAATAATGGCATTATTGGTTTAATAAATTCAATTACCGTTATCAAATCTTTTACAAGAGAAAGTTTTGAAAGTAAAAAACACGAAGCCATTCAGTTGGACATGACTGAAAATCAATTACAAACTAGAAAACTAAGTTTCTTATTTGACGGATTAAAAAAATTCACAGAACAATTTGGAGTCGTTATAATTATCATATTAACCGCTTATTTTGTTTTAAATGGCAGCATGACTATCGGCGCCATAATGTTTCATATTTTGCTATTTAACAATGTATCTGCACCTATACAACAATTACATCGTATTTATGATGAAGTACAAGATGCGATAATATATTCGGATGCGTTTTTTGAAATTATGGACGCAGATGACCAAACAGAATTAAGTGGCACTTACATTCCTGAAAAATTCACCGGTACTTTTGAAATCACAAATGTTGATTTTGCATATCCCAATGGAACAAAAGCCCTGTATGATGTTTCCATGGTTATTAAACCCAATACTATAAATGCACTAGTTGGGTTAAGTGGAGCTGGAAAAAGCACGGTGATTAATTTGTTAGATAAATTCTATGCACCAACCTCAGGTAAAATACTTTTAGATGGCGTTGATTTACAAAAATATGATACGCATTGGCTAAGAGATAACATTGGGTTGGTATTACAAAAGAACCATATATTTAATGGTAGCATTAAAGAAAACATTCTTTACGGAAAAGAAAATGCTACAGATAACGAGGTTGTAGCTGCCGCAAAACAAGCCTATATACATGAGCAAATTATACAATTACCAGAAGGCTATAATTCAAAAGCAACCTTAGTGTCTGGTGGGCAACAACAGCGGGTTTCTATTGCACGATTGTTTTTAAAAAATCCTCCTATTATTTTTCTTGATGAACCCACGGCGAGTTTAGATGCTATAGCAACAGAAAAAATAAAGAAAAGTCTAGACGCCATAAAAAAGGGGCGAACGGTAATTGTTATTTCGCATAGTATTTCTCAAATAATCGATGCTGAAAATGTCATTGTTTTAGAAAAAGGAAAAATTATTGAACAGGGGACTCATGAGGCATTGTATAACAATGAGAGTGCCTATTATAAAATTTTTAATGCGATGGCGAACAGTTTAAATATTGATAAAATTAAAAATACCTTAAAAGAATAACAAAGGACATTTATTCTAATTTTAAGTAGTTTTAAATCTTTAGATATAGATAAAAATAGATTAAAACCCATTGTTGTTTAGCATAAATTAAATTTAAGTAGTTATTTTTGTTAGGAATCAAATCACTTTATTAATGAGCAATATAAAAATTAGTTGTGTTATTGTTGACGATGAGCCAATGGCTTTAAATTTAGTAGAAAGTTATGTTGAAAAAACACCCTTTTTAGTACTAAAAAAGAAGTGTAGTAGTGCTATAGAAGCCTTGGAGTTTATTAAAAATGAGCCTGTAGATTTACTCTTTCTAGACATACAAATGCCAGATTTAACAGGTATTGAGTTTTCTAAAATGCTACCAAAAGAAACACGCGTTATTTTTACTACGGCTTTTGATCAATATGCTTTAGAAGGCTTTAAAGTAGAAGCTTTAGATTATCTTTTAAAACCTTTTGATTATGCAGAGTTTTTAGCAGCAGCTAATAAAGCAAATACCTGGTTTGAGTTGGTAAAAGGAAAACAACAAAAGATAGTTTCTGAAGAAAAAGAGTTTCTATTTGTAAAGTCAGAATACAAGCAATTGCGTATTAAATTGGCAGACGTTTTGTATTTTGAAGGCTTAAAAGACTATATAAAAATATGGGTAAAAGACAATCCGAAAGCTATTTTAACCCTTATGAGTTTAAAATCACTAGAGGAAGAATTACCTGAAACTCATTTTATGCGAGTACATCGTTCTTTTATTGTTTCACTAAAAAATGTTGAAGTTATAGAGCGTAGTCAGATTATTATTAATGATCAACGTATCACTGTTTCTGAACAATACAAACCTAAGTTTTTGGAGTTTGTGAATAATAATTCTTTGTAATGAATTACCATACAATTGTGAGTATTTATTTTTAACTCCGTGAATCTTTGTTTTTTCTATATGAAACTCTGTGTAATAACTTTCTTTTCATTTTTCCATTGATGAAAAACGAAACAAAAAATCTAGACTTATTTTAAATTTTTATAATGCTACGCTTTATTCCATTCACGTGTCCAGACCACTGCGTTCTTTGGACACTAGCCATTACATAAAACTTGAATTGTAACGAAATTTAAAAGTAGGTCGGTTTTTAGATTCTGAATTATTTATTTATATCCTTTCTAATATCAGCATCCGTTAAAACCCGTAATTGTCATTCCGAAGTATTGAGGAATCGCATCACAAGGCAACACTTTGTGCTCTTTTATGCGATTCCTCCGTTGTCGGAATGATAATTATGAAGTGTTTTAATATTCGTCTATTAAAAAGCCGATTTCATAGAGAGAATATAAAACAAGATCTATTTTATTTTATCTTTAAAGAGAATACAGATACTTTTAAACTTTAGAGTACCAAATAATCAGATATAAACATGTATAAAAATATTCTCATTCTAATTGCTGTGTTATTTCTAGGTTTTACAACTAAGAGTAATTCACAAATCAACACAAATACGACAAAGATTCCTGTTTTAAACTTTGACGCTTTAGAACCTTTATTATATACAGATTCTGAAGAGATTCATATTGTTAACTTTTGGGCAATGTGGTGTGCACATTGCGTTAAAGAGTTGCCAATATTGCAAGAATATCAAAAACAGCACCCGAATGTAAAAATTACATTGGTTAGTCTCGATTTTACGGAAGATATAGCAACAAAACTAAAACCGTTTTTAAAGAAAAAAGGAATTACAACCCAAGTGGTTCTTTTAGACGATCCAGATTCTAATACTTGGATAGATAAAATAAACCCTAATTGGTCTGGATCTATTCCGTTTACTATTATTTTCAATGCTAAAAAACGTTCTTTTCACGAGCGAATGTTTGAAAACATAGAGGATCTTGAAAATGAAATTAACAAAATAAATTAACACAAATAACAATGAAAAAAACCAATTTAATTTTCGCATCTATTATTTTACTATGTAGTTTATTTATAACAAATACTACAAGTGCGCAAGATAGAAAAGGCCCTCCGAGAAATGGAGAACGCAAAGGCCCACCAAAAGGCGGTTATAATCCGGAACAAACCAAAACATTAGAAGAAATAGGAGGTTATAAAATAGGGGATGTTGCTACAGATTTTCAATTAAAAAATGTAGATGAAACTACGTTTTCATTATCAGACATTAAAGATGCAAAAGGATATATTGTTGTTTTTACATGTAATGAATGTCCGTTTGCTAAAATGTACGAAGACCGTTTAATTTCTCTTCATAATACCTATGCTCCTCAAGGATATTCTGTAATTACCATTAACCCAAATGTAAGTGCAGATAATGAAAAAGAAAGCTTTGCTGCAATGCAAAAAAGAGCCAAAGAAAAAGAATTTCCGTTTGCGTATTTAGCAGATGAAAATAAAGAAGTATTTCCTAAATACGGTGCTGTAAGAACTCCGCATGTATTTTTATTAGATGCAGAAAGAAAAGTACAATACATTGGTACTATAGATAATAATGCTAAATCAGCTAAAGATGTTACTATTAAATATGTAGAAGATGCTATTATTGCTTTAGAAAACGGTAAAAAACCAAGTCCTAATTTTACAAAAGCGATTGGTTGCCCTGTAAAAGGCATTTAAAGAAATAATGCGTTATTATTAACGTACTAAAAATACTCTTAAAATAAATGCGTGTTTGTTTGCGTTAGGGTTTTCTTTTTCGAAAATTCTCGTAACCAAAAACGCATTTTTTATATCTAGCCATCTAGATAAAAAAAAGAATTCAAGTATCTGGTTTTCTGCCTCCTCCCAAAAAAACACAATGAAACTATTTCGTAAAATAAGAAGAAATTTAATTGATTTAGGTAAGTTTAAATCTTACGCTGTATATGCTTTGGGTGAAATTGTGTTAATAGTAATTGCGGTATCTATTGCTTGGAAAATAAATGATTTAAGTGATATTCAAAAAAACAATACGCTTGTAGATGAAATTTACATCAACTTAAATGAAGAGTTAACTACAAATTTACGTTTGCTAAAACAATCTATAGAAGAAAATACAGAAACGATTATTTATTTAGAAAGTACATTAAATTATGTGGGGACTAACACCAATGAATTTACGCAAGGTGCAAAAGACACTATTTTAAACGTAGCAGTTAAGGAAGTAAATTTACAAGACAGTTCTGTAAAATCTATTCTTTCTACAGCTAAAATGGAACTGATAGAAAGTAGTAAACTAAAAGATTTAATAGCCACTTATTTAGCCAAAATAGAGCAATTTAATAATCAGGATAAAAAGAATAAAAATATCGTTGAAAATAAGATAAAACCTACTTTAGAAAAACTTATATCACTGGTAGATATGCTTCCTGACAATGATTTAAAATATAAGCATATTAAAGAATTTGGAAATAAATCTGATTACAAAACGTTACTTGCTACAAAAGAATATCAGAACAGTATTATTGATCGGTTATTACAAACCAAAATACAATTAGGATATGCAAGAACGCTACATAGTAAAACAAAAATACTGATTACGAAGTTGCAAGAAGAATTAGATTAGAATATTCTTAAATGGCTTTTACAAGCTAAAATTGAGTTTCAAAAGACCTCTTTAAACGTCCATTTACCAACCAATTTATTCGAAATTCTGAGAGTTTTATACTACTACTTACTTATATAAATATGTCCGTTTTACTTCATCTATCAATCCACCTTATTAAGAGGTAAATACATTGCGTTTGTCTATTTCATTATACAGATGGTTGAGATAAAAGTACTTTTGTTTGAACAAAAAACAAATACATATTTATGAAAAAAGTAGCATTCACATTAGTATTAACGATTAGCATGTTTAGTTGTAACAGTATTCAAAACATTGGTTCTTCATCTAACCTTAAACAAGCAGCTACGCTATTAGGTTCTTTAAGTTCAAACTCTACTGTACAGCAAATTTCTACCCTTTTTACGTTATTAGATACTAACAAAGATGAAGCGATTAGCACAACAGAAGCAATTGGTTCTGTAGCAGAAAACTTTAACGTATTAGACACAGACAATAGTACTTCTTTAGACCTTACTGAATTAACAGGTTTATTAGCGTTATTAAAATAATATAGTTTTAATTTAGAAGAAAGAAAGGCATGCTTTAGAGTATGTCTTTTTTTGCTTTAATGTGTATCTCTTTTAAAATCTGGTTGTTATCATTCCATTTCTTTGACTAATATGGAGCTGAAAATCTCATTTACACTTAAAATTGATACTGAACGTAATTGATAAACAAATGAACGCTTAAAGCACTTTGTAAGAAAATGATTCCGTCTATAAAATGATCTATTTGATAGATAAAAATACCGCGTTTGTCTATTCTCACCATAATTGATTAAACTTAGGTTGTAAATAGAAGTCTTAGAAGTATATAAAAAGAAGTTTAATTTAAAAACATGAACATTATGAGAACATTTATAAAAACAGTTGTTTTACCATCATTATTTATAGTTGCTGTAGCAACAAATGTTTCTGCACAATCACGCAGAAGTACAACAACTAAAACGACTCCAGTAAAATCAACAAGAACAGTAACTACTACAACCACTAAGAAAAGTACGGCAAGTAGAAGAATTCCAAGTAAGAAAGTAACTTATAAAAAACCTACCAAGAAAGTTGTTTCTGTAAGAAATGTACCCAACAGAGCGGTTGTTACCTATAAAAATCAAAACTACTATTATGCAAATAATAAGTATTACACACAATCTAGAGGACGTTATATAGTAATCGCTCCAAAAATTGGATTTAGAGTACGTGTTTTACCAACAAATTATAAAAGAATTAGGTTTAACAATTACAACTATTACAATGTAAATGGTACTTTTTATCTACAAATAAATAATGAATATGAAGTGGTAGAACCAGAAGTAGGAACAGTGGTTTATGAGTTACCAGATGATTATGAAAAAGTAGTGATAGATGGACAAAGCTATTATGAATATGCAAATATTCTATATGAAAAAGTACAAGTAAATGGCACGAGAGCTTATGAAGTAGTGGGTGTTATTGATGTAGAATAAAAGTATTGGTTGATTGCAAAAAGATGGTTGCCTAAAAGGAAAGTTTTTGTCATACATATTCTAAAATATGACAAGATTTAATACTTTTAGACAGCCACTTTTTATGTTTAAAAATTATTTTCTTTTATTGTTAAAACTAGAACTACTAGGTAATTCGAAAATTTCTAAATTAAAGTAAGGTACTGCTGCAATTACATGGTCAAAAATATCTGACATAATGTATTCGTAGTTTTTCCAACGTTTATCACTACTAAATGCATAAATTTCAATCGGAATACCTTGCGTATCTGGTGGCATTTGGCGCACCATAATCATCATATCTTTGTTGGTACCAGAATGGTTTTCTATATAGGTTTCAATATATTTTCTAAAAACACCAATGTTCGTAAGGTTTCTACCGTTTAATAATAGTTCTTTATTGATGTTGTTTTTTTCATTATACGCATCAATATCTGCTTGTCTTGTTTCTAAATAAACGCTAATAGACTGAATTTTCTTAAAGTCTTCAACTTCTTGTGTAGATAGATAATGAATGCTCTCTAAATTGATATTCAAAGATCTTTTAATACGTCTACCACCAGAATTGGTCATTCCCCGCCAGTTTTTAAACGAGTCAGAAATTAACGCGTAGGTAGGGATTGTTGTAATCGTTTTGTCAAAATTTTGAACCTTTACAGTTGATAAATTAATTTCAATAACATCTCCATCAGCACCATATTTTTCAAAAGTAATCCAGTCTCCAATTCTTACCATATCATTGATCGATACTTGAATACTGGCAACAAAACCTAAAATAGTATCTTTAAAAATCAAGATAATAACAGCAGAAGCAGCACCAATGGTAGTAATAAATTTGATAAACTCTATACCTGTAATAATCGCAAAAGCTGATAAAACACCGAATACCCAAGCAAAAATCATAAACACCTGAATG
Proteins encoded in this region:
- a CDS encoding sensor histidine kinase, producing MYKNIRITVLSHLLVWLTLICLPYLLSYGQEQDFSRVIAHFWIPLFFSAIIFYLNYFVLIDRFLFPKKMLYFIIINAVAIVCFLYLKEYIEDNFFKDIIKKSVLGAERVRPPFIIAVYIQILSYLAPLFFSIALKSTKRWIKTEAERKEAANFKLKSELQHLRYQLQPHFFFNSLNNIYALVDISPDQAKKSIHSLSKLMRYMLYETNEESISLLKEIDFMKKYIDLMKLRVSDKTVVNYSFPSEETGIKIAPLLFISLIENAFKHGVSASKPSTINIKMTCNTKTVLFVIENDNFPKKTEDKSGSGIGLPNIEKRLELLYPNNNRFKTAVNNNRFVAELEIETN
- a CDS encoding ABC transporter ATP-binding protein, translated to MKVASKQTLVALLKKLWDYVKPYKKLVIASLILTIIGALLAQVNALVLRYTVDELTTLSDANKTVKDGFSLLATISIILLLKEGFYALVQFGQKFYGEKMKIYISKDFAQNIVERILTYKMAFYSSPTNESGKLQTRIDLGVSSLTQLVKNFFIDILPLFFNAFVALIIMFNANVYVGLVSLSIIPLFFYISSLQAKKLKGFRRTMRKYRETKNNGIIGLINSITVIKSFTRESFESKKHEAIQLDMTENQLQTRKLSFLFDGLKKFTEQFGVVIIIILTAYFVLNGSMTIGAIMFHILLFNNVSAPIQQLHRIYDEVQDAIIYSDAFFEIMDADDQTELSGTYIPEKFTGTFEITNVDFAYPNGTKALYDVSMVIKPNTINALVGLSGAGKSTVINLLDKFYAPTSGKILLDGVDLQKYDTHWLRDNIGLVLQKNHIFNGSIKENILYGKENATDNEVVAAAKQAYIHEQIIQLPEGYNSKATLVSGGQQQRVSIARLFLKNPPIIFLDEPTASLDAIATEKIKKSLDAIKKGRTVIVISHSISQIIDAENVIVLEKGKIIEQGTHEALYNNESAYYKIFNAMANSLNIDKIKNTLKE
- a CDS encoding LytR/AlgR family response regulator transcription factor gives rise to the protein MSNIKISCVIVDDEPMALNLVESYVEKTPFLVLKKKCSSAIEALEFIKNEPVDLLFLDIQMPDLTGIEFSKMLPKETRVIFTTAFDQYALEGFKVEALDYLLKPFDYAEFLAAANKANTWFELVKGKQQKIVSEEKEFLFVKSEYKQLRIKLADVLYFEGLKDYIKIWVKDNPKAILTLMSLKSLEEELPETHFMRVHRSFIVSLKNVEVIERSQIIINDQRITVSEQYKPKFLEFVNNNSL
- a CDS encoding TlpA disulfide reductase family protein; protein product: MYKNILILIAVLFLGFTTKSNSQINTNTTKIPVLNFDALEPLLYTDSEEIHIVNFWAMWCAHCVKELPILQEYQKQHPNVKITLVSLDFTEDIATKLKPFLKKKGITTQVVLLDDPDSNTWIDKINPNWSGSIPFTIIFNAKKRSFHERMFENIEDLENEINKIN
- a CDS encoding thioredoxin family protein, yielding MKKTNLIFASIILLCSLFITNTTSAQDRKGPPRNGERKGPPKGGYNPEQTKTLEEIGGYKIGDVATDFQLKNVDETTFSLSDIKDAKGYIVVFTCNECPFAKMYEDRLISLHNTYAPQGYSVITINPNVSADNEKESFAAMQKRAKEKEFPFAYLADENKEVFPKYGAVRTPHVFLLDAERKVQYIGTIDNNAKSAKDVTIKYVEDAIIALENGKKPSPNFTKAIGCPVKGI
- a CDS encoding DUF6515 family protein, translating into MRTFIKTVVLPSLFIVAVATNVSAQSRRSTTTKTTPVKSTRTVTTTTTKKSTASRRIPSKKVTYKKPTKKVVSVRNVPNRAVVTYKNQNYYYANNKYYTQSRGRYIVIAPKIGFRVRVLPTNYKRIRFNNYNYYNVNGTFYLQINNEYEVVEPEVGTVVYELPDDYEKVVIDGQSYYEYANILYEKVQVNGTRAYEVVGVIDVE
- a CDS encoding mechanosensitive ion channel family protein, with translation MKITHLLYDYLVNTGIPQTYAAYINMFALLLTVSVLTFSIDYIIRKIIVQFFTQFALRSKTNFDDILVNNKVPRNIAHIVPLIFALECVPFVFFDFQYIENIIQKSLEVFTIVLVLWIVRSFLNSLKDYFKTLPNLKDKPIDSYIQVFMIFAWVFGVLSAFAIITGIEFIKFITTIGAASAVIILIFKDTILGFVASIQVSINDMVRIGDWITFEKYGADGDVIEINLSTVKVQNFDKTITTIPTYALISDSFKNWRGMTNSGGRRIKRSLNINLESIHYLSTQEVEDFKKIQSISVYLETRQADIDAYNEKNNINKELLLNGRNLTNIGVFRKYIETYIENHSGTNKDMMIMVRQMPPDTQGIPIEIYAFSSDKRWKNYEYIMSDIFDHVIAAVPYFNLEIFELPSSSSFNNKRK